In Anoplopoma fimbria isolate UVic2021 breed Golden Eagle Sablefish chromosome 12, Afim_UVic_2022, whole genome shotgun sequence, one DNA window encodes the following:
- the slc17a9b gene encoding solute carrier family 17 member 9b: protein MAVIQKYGKKCSPDLVFHKENGAPGCHKEHNNNWSRPVARVWTMVLLLGTCLLYCARVAMPICAVSMAVQFHWTKRESGMVLGSFFWGYCFTQVFGGYVSDRVGGEKVLLLSAACWGSMTAFTPILSRFCSQPIISMTLAHFLMGLLQGVHYPSLVSLCSQKVVESERGFLMSTVASGSYLGTLVMGGAGSLMQDLYGWQSVFYVAGLLSVMWAYCIWKCLLKGEGPIITLEALGNGGAQSKLTKRHWLRLLRQPPVCAVIVAHLCTASTFFTLLSWLPTFFKDTFPDAKGWVFNVVPWLVAIPSSLFSGCLSDYLISQGYNTVSVRKFMQFFSMGVSSVFTLLLCGNPTFPWAVAFVAATMGLTTFSHSGVTVNVQDLAPSCAGALFGVMNTCGAFSGVLLVYFSGYLIEVTGSWTSVFALITAINLLGLCTFLVFAEARRVDIDLGKVRHPNIHI, encoded by the exons ATGGCAGTTATTCAAAAATATGGAAAGAAATGTAGTCCAGATTTGGTGTTTCACAAGGAGAACGGAGCGCCTGGATGTCACAAAGAGCACAACAACAACTGGTCAAG GCCGGTGGCGAGGGTATGGACGATGGTGCTGCTGCTCGGGACTTGCCTCCTCTACTGCGCCCGCGTGGCGATGCCCATCTGTGCCGTCAGCATGGCGGTGCAGTTCCACTGGACCAAGAGGGAGTCCGGCATGGTGCTGGGCAGCTTCTTCTGGGGCTACTGCTTCACCCAGGTGTTCGGCGGCTACGTCAGCGACCG GGTTGGAGGTGAGAAggtcctcctgctctctgcagCATGCTGGGGGTCGATGACGGCCTTCACCCCGATCCTGTCCCGCTTCTGCTCCCAGCCGATCATCTCCATGACGCTGGCCCACTTCCTCATGGGCTTGTTGCAAG GAGTTCATTACCCATCTCTGGTCAGCCTGTGCTCTCAAAAGGTGgtggagagtgagagaggctTCCTCATGAGCACCGTGGCAAGCGGCTCTTATCTTGG cACTCTGGTGATGGGAGGGGCCGGCTCCCTCATGCAGGACCTCTACGGCTGGCAGAGCGTTTTCTACGTGGCTGGTCTCCTCTCGGTCATGTGGGCCTACTGCATATGGAAGTGTCTGCTCAAAGGAGAAG GGCCCATCATCACCCTGGAGGCACTGGGGAATGGGGGGGCCCAGTCCAAACTGACCAAGAGACATTGGTTAAGGCTCCTTAGGCAACCTCCAGTCTg TGCTGTGATCGTCGCACACCTTTGCACAGCGAGCACCTTCTTCACTCTTTTGTCATGGCTGCCAACGTTCTTCAAAGACACTTTTCCCGATGCCAAG GGTTGGGTGTTCAACGTCGTTCCCTGGTTGGTGGCCATACCCTCGTCCCTGTTCAGTGGCTGCCTCTCTGACTACCTCATCAGTCAAG GCTACAACACAGTCTCAGTGAGGAAGTTCATGCAG TTTTTCTCCATGGGTGTGTCCAGTGTGTTTACCCTCCTTCTGTGTGGAAACCCCACCTTCCCCTGGGCTGTAGCGTTTGTGGCCGCGACCATGGGCTTAACCACCTTCAGCCACAG cGGTGTAACTGTAAATGTTCAAGATCTTGCTCCTTCCTGTGCTGGAGCTTTATTTG GTGTCATGAATACATGTGGTGCTTTCTCAG GGGTCCTTCTGGTGTATTTCTCGGGGTATCTCATCGAGGTCACGGGCTCGTGGACTTCTGTGTTCGCCCTCATCACCGCGATCAACCTGCTGGGCCTCTGCACCTTCCTGGTGTTTGCCGAGGCCCGCCGGGTCGACATCGACCTTGGCAAGGTCCGCCACCCCAACATCCACATCTAG